Within the Eucalyptus grandis isolate ANBG69807.140 chromosome 1, ASM1654582v1, whole genome shotgun sequence genome, the region GAGTGGGCAGCCCGGGGTGGCCGGCCCGGAACGGATTGGTTGTAAAGTTATATTAAGAACAGATAAACGCGTAGATGGATTAGTTTAATGGGGGTGACGCGGAGACCTCTTGACCTGCTGTAGATGTCATGTCATATGAGCAAATGATGCAACTTTGCTATTAATCATGGCAGAGGAATTTGCAGATCATTGTCTCCTAGTGCACAACTGGGTAGGAGTAATAAGGTCTCGTGTCTAATCTCTGCTCCTCACGACTGTTTGGAGCCGTATCTAGAATAAAGTAATCCCCTGTGAATTCCCTCATTTTGACCTGAATGAATGACGTCTCTCTGAGCGAATCGAAAAGGTGGACTCGGTCTGGCATGTGAAAATCGATTTAGGGATATCACCCGATTGGCATATTGCCACTCTGTTGATGCCCTTTTTACTAGAAGACGACCTTTAGCTGGCTTTTCGCTGCTGGAACTCGATAGAAAGAGAACTTAAAAGGGCTCGAGTAAGAGATAAGAATGACCTCACATCAAAGATGTTACCAGCCCTCTGGTTTGCTTTTTCGTCCAAGAAAGAAACTTGGTTTCTTTTGTGAAGTGCCGATAGCCCAGTGGGCTAAAATTGGACCAGTGGATCCTCCTTTAGCACCGATCAAAGGCCACAAGAAAGGCCCATTTTTCAGTAGGTCTTTTGGCCCATCATCACTCGTAGAATCGGTTGATGCCAAAATAAGGATATGGACCCTCCGTTTCTGTACTGGATTTCTCGATTTCTAATTGATTCGGAGGGACCTGAAGATGCATGAATTGATTCGGGGCATCTCATTAGCGTCTTTCCGCTGCATGGAGAAGAAAGTACCTTCGAGCCCAACTTTTACAGACACTTTAGCGTTGGAAAACAGCACCCGATCTCGACGCTTGACAAATCGAATCGACTTTCGCTGTCTCTTTTAAAGggtgatctttttcttttttttcttttcttttgagaaattagtgaATTGCGACCAAATCATCTGGGCAATTCGCTCCTCTTTTTCAGCCTTTTGTTCACATTTGGAGGCATGTTTTTTCATACGCACACCGCACTTGATTTACCATTGATGCCTTCATACAACACGAGTGGGGATTGAATCTTTTGATGGTATTTCTTTTAGGTGATTTTTATTTGGATCGTCGTACACGACctaaaaagaaatggaatttcatcataaaaaatgctTGCATTTGAATGACTGTGATGAGTTTTTGCGCCGATTGAGCGCATCAACCACTCAAGAACGTCCCGACCCGTCACGGGGAATCCTCTTTTCAGCCTTTTGTTCACATTTGGAGGCATGCTTTTCATACGGCACACCACACTTGATTTACCACCGATGCCTTCATACAACACGAGTGGAGATATCGAATCTTtcgatgatattttttttcacGTGATCTTTATCAGGATTGTCGTACATGACTTAAAAAAGAGcagaatttcataaaaaatgctTGCATTTGAATGACAAAGATGAGTTTCTCGGGCCGATCGAGCGCATCGACCACTCAAGAACGTCCCGACCCGTCACGGGGAATCGGTCGACGATGTCGTTCATCACAGACGAAAACAAggaacaaattaagaaaaaggttGTCTTGTcgggtggaggaggagggggaggagggagggagggggcaTTATCGAGAAGGCGTCCCCGGCCACACATCCccatcaaaaaattataatacgATTCCAACGAACGGGTTTTGGCAGCATTAGCCCGGGGGGAGGTTCAATAATTAAAGAGAGCATCATCGTTGCCACGGGGGCAGATTCCAGAAACGATAGAGACTGGCATTCCCCtatgaaattaaagaaaaaaatcgaaccTTTCGAGGTCACATTATCATTGCTGTTATCACCCTTTTGGGTATACCTACAGATGCCACAACGGGCTGATTCCTACGATAATTTGGCAATCATGATTAATGTGTTATAAATAATTCGATCTCTGATTGAGGAAGGGAGGGCGCGTTCCGGGCCGTCGCCATCATCGGCTCTGCTTTTGGCACCCTGTTCCTTCCTTTGTCTCATTTTCCACGCAGAAAAGCGAGAAAGgggggaggagaggaggaggaaagacgGGAAAAGGCGAGATTTTTTGGACGAGAACTTGTCAATGGCGGCCGAATCAGACGACCCTTTTTAGGGTTCTCCGTTTCTCTGCTGCTTTTTCTCTCCTCCTGGTTTTCAGGGTGGTTGCTGGGTTTCGTCGCGTTCGAATTCAGAGGTACGCCCCTGCggattttcttgttttccttcttccaGTATGAGCTTCtctggcttcttcttcttcttcttcttcttcttttgggtaGACTAGCTTGTTGGTTCTTCAGCTGGGTATGGCTTTCGTGGgctttttgtgattttatcgATTTTTCACGGATTTCTGCTGTTTGAAGTGGATTCTGGTGTGTGCCTGtcctttcttgaaaaatgttggCTGTTGGTTTTGCTGCTGATGTTTTTAGGCTTCGTTGATGAGATATCTTGACACTTTGGGGTACTTCTTGTCGGTGCTTCAGTTGGCCGGTCAGTTTGTCTGAAAGTCTGAGCTTTTAGCAATTCTAGCAAGTTCTTGTTCCATGTTGTGAACGGGGAAGCTCATATGAATGTGGTGGTGTCTTACTTTCGGAAGATTACAGTCATCTGAGTTGAGGAAGGTTGAATAGGGGCAGGAAAGAATCCCATGGCATTCGGTTTTGATATTCGCCTTCTGGGACTTTTGTCTTTGTATCTTTTGTTTGAAGATATCCTTTAATGCTAATTCATCTAAACTCACCTTATCCTatgtttttctaaattatagGTGGTTCGGttcttttgtaattttcagTTAGTAGTCGGACCCAAGTTTTGAAGGAAAATGCAGTGTGTGATCAGTTTGAACAGGAGTTGTAAATTTTGGTGTTGTGAAAATATGTTTCTTGAGACAAGTCGTTCTGGTAACTAATGTAAGCTTTTCTCAAGCTTAATGAACAGCCATATACTCATTTCTGATATGTGAAAATGTTCACTTGAACTATGGTTTAATGAGTCTGAATGTCTTTTTGGGGGTGAATGGTCAAAGTGGTTGTTTGTCAACTATGGTTACGTAGAAATGAGTCTCAGAAATGGCTAAAGATATTACTACTCTTGAATCTCGTGAGGGAACATTTCATCTTATTACCGAGGGATTTCTACGGTGGCACCCCGCCagtatacttttatttttatggatatCCAAGTTTCCAAGATTTTTCACATTTCCCTAAAATCTTTGCTCTTGTAGAGCTATGTGATCTATCCAATTCTATCTGAAATGTAGCAGAACTACTATTCATTTGAGCAATAATTTCCTAAAAGTCATATGATTTAGCTATTTAACAATTCTAATGGGGGTAGTTGGTATATGGGGAAACATTCTAATTTGAAGCAATGACAAGAATAAGGCTTTTACCTTCAAAGTGAGAGCGGCTACTTGCATCAGTGTGGACCATTGTGCTCCTCTCGGTACCAAGCTCTTCATGATGTCTAAGTAATCAAGGTTGTTCTTCCAATTTCCAAATATCTACCCATGTCTCTTAACGAGGCAAGCAAATTAAGGAACACGTTCACTATGAGCTGACTAGCTGGCATAACGGATTTGTAATCAAAGCACTGTCTCTTCTTGGCTCTTGTGCAGCATCTGCAACAAAAGAGCTGCATCTTCTGACTGAGCGTCAAACTTTTACATTTAATATTAGAATAGCGAGGTTTAGCCATCCTTTTCCTTACCTCATGTTCGATATCATGAGAACTCTGTCTCCTGGAAGTGTGTTTTCACTTTATATACTTTTGTATTGCGTTAAGTTCTGAGAGAGGAGCTCTTCTGTGCTACCCTAATTCAATTCCTATGAGATTCTCATCTTTTCTACGATACCTGGTGCAGCTCAAGAGTGGAGGACATAGATTTAAGCAAGTGAGAAGCATGGTCAACCAGCTTAAGTGTACAGCCTGAATTTCTTTGGAGGATTCTTTGTTGAATCTTGCTTCATCTGCTACAAGCCACATCTTAAACACTACATTGATACTTTGCAATGAGAGTTGGCTATGCTTCTGCTTAACCATGGCACCATTTAGTCCCACTTAGCATCTGAAAAATTTGCATCCTGACTTCCTTTCTTCATTCTCGGAGATTGACTCGATAGCTGCCTATCCTTTTAGGTGGTGCAAAGTATAACCAAGACGGGTGCGCTTTGTTGTGTGGCCGCTGGGCCACATGGATCAAAACCAGGCACAGAATTGGGGGTTGGCGATAACTCCACGGATAGAGGTCAACCACATTGGCGGACAAATTCTAGCTTCTCACCTCCTCCGtcaaggatatgggattgtagaTTGCAATCAGATGTGCTACCTCGAGGTTATGGAACTAACAGGTTATCATTTTCCTCGAACCGCAAGAGACGCAGAAGCAGGTTGGGTAGTGATAGGATTACGAGCCATCACCATTCGGTGTCTGATGGTGTACTTTCTTATAATGATGGCCCTCCAAATAGTGCTCAGGCATCTAGGCGGTGGACCTCAccattacaaaaattcaaagtggGCGAGATGGCTGGTCCTTCAGTTGGAGGTAATCTTTTCTATTCTCTTTAGTGGTTATTCTAATTTCTTACAAGTGGTTTTTTGGATGCTAATTATGAGGATGATTAAACATCTGTTTTCGCTTAGGTTAGAATGTATAGATTTTGAATGCCCTTTCAATTTCATGAGACAGTTTTCTTATGATTATTCATCTTGCTCATACGCATCTGTAAAAAGGGGTCCTCTTTTCCTTTGCTGCATATAATTTTCCTAAGTGTAcattgtaaatttttttcaacAAGATGGCAGAAAACTTTCTTTTAGGGATTGACAGATCAGTTCTTTGGcattaaattctaatttagtGCACTTAGTTTATGTATAAGATTATTGTATGAATCTTGACCACATGTGCCGTAGGACGTCTCAAAAATGCACAGTGCGTATGTGCTGGTGATGTGGAATTgcttaaattttatttgatgaaatggGACTTAAGGATACGAAGCATGTCTTTCTTATGTTACCTTTTAGAggcacttttttcttttggccaagtGATAAACAGATCCGTGATTGAAGCTATATTTTGAGCTCCCCATGCTTGAGGAGAACCCGAAATGACAATACAGACATTGTTAATTGAAGCACATGATATATGTATGTTAAGTGTGTGTATCCCTAGGAATATAAATCAGTATATGAGATTTGCATGAAAAGTTGACTTCGGAATTGTTTGTGTTCTGTGCATTCTTCTTATCAATTCTAGTGTGCATGCATTTTCCATAGATCCATGTCATTCTctttatcattatcatcatcatcattagcaTGTGTATTGGCCAAGACAGTCTTAACTCATGCGTTGGTTTGAAGAACTGTGccaactttttcttctcttggatTAGGCGGAAAGGTGTTACTTCTTGTTACTTCCTTCTGTTCCTTCTGATTGAGTTTGGTGTTCTTAATGATCATGGTTGTATTTTCCTTGACCAGGATCAAGGTCTGAAGCATCTCCATTTCCGCCGTGCACTGAGGTGACTGATACTTTCACCTTCTGAACGGTGTTACCTTCATTGTGAATTAGTACTGAATCCTATGTGCATTTCTGTTCAGAGGTATCTTCCTGTGAAAGCAGCTGCAGCATCCCCCAGTTTTGGCTCCCCATCGTCATTCTCAGAGTTTGACACCTGGGAGTCAACACGACAGCAACCGTACTTTCTTCCTGGTCGTCACTCTAGACGCTCTCACTTGTCAAAAGCTGTTTACCCAATGTTGTTTCACAATCCAGTGTCCGACTTCGAGACCTTTGATGATGCCCAGGCCAGCAGCCTCGGCAGGTCGACTCCTGGTGAGGATCGTATCTCGCCATCTTACTGGCATGAAGATGGTCTGTATAGAGAGGACAAATTTTACAGAGCTCTTGCTGAGCTCCGAAAGTTAGAGGCTTCTCCGGATCTCAACACAAGCTCAAGAAGAGATGGATTTAGGTGGAGTAATGCCAGTAGTTACGATCTAGGGTTTGATGGAGAAAGGTGCGTAATTACAGATAACACGGACAGGGAGGAAACTGCATCACCTCATGGCCGTGGAGTGGATCAGAAATGTGGAATTTGTGGAAAATT harbors:
- the LOC104414107 gene encoding uncharacterized protein LOC104414107 — its product is MAGPSVGGSRSEASPFPPCTERYLPVKAAAASPSFGSPSSFSEFDTWESTRQQPYFLPGRHSRRSHLSKAVYPMLFHNPVSDFETFDDAQASSLGRSTPGEDRISPSYWHEDGLYREDKFYRALAELRKLEASPDLNTSSRRDGFRWSNASSYDLGFDGERCVITDNTDREETASPHGRGVDQKCGICGKLLQQKSPWSSHRILRGNDMPIAGVLPCSHVFHADCLEHMTPKTQIHDPPCPLCLKYLGPTSESPFVKESLQMALRSLRRSRGVVIDEDLLDQNDKASAHTKDRLKKSGLGLFSVGILVVLHWGISLKGIYF